Part of the Spirochaeta isovalerica genome, TTAAGCGGATCAGTGACAGGAACTTTATCCTGTGTCTCCCTGATTTTGTTTTCAAGAAACCAAACAACCTGCTCTAGATATTCAGGATCTTCAGAAGATCTGATAGTAAAAGATGATCCGAGTATATCAATGTTGAGCAGATTGTTTTTCATGAGAGTCTAAAAAATATCCAAACTCTGCTCGAAGAGGTCGGCTTCAGGACCGGCCTCTTCTTTTTTTTGTTCTTTTTTATCCTCAGGCATTTCCCCGAATTCTGAATCGACAGTGGGAACTTCTTCCTCTTCTACTGTTTCATCTACAGGTATTCCGTCCTGAGAATCTTCCGTAATGCTTTCCTGCAGTTCAGATTGATTGTCTTCATCGCGTTCTACATCAGAATCTTCTTCTATTTCCATATCAGATTCTTCTTCTGTATTCTCCTCGCTATTGATGACCTCTTCATCCGATTCTTCTGAATCGGTCATGACAAATTCCAGATCTTCACTTACAGAACCTTCTGCGGAAGTGTCGCTTTCTTCGGATTGAACGTCTTCGTCGACGGAGTCCTCAACAACAGCTTCTTCTCCTTCTTCATCTTCTATAGTGACAGATTCAGTTGTAGTTTCTTTAGCCGTATCAAGTTCTTCGAGCTGATTCAGAGCTCCAATAATTTTATCCTCGATCTCGTTCTGGTCCTTATTTAGAGTTTCAGCCATCTCTTCAAGCTCAAGAATCTGCATTTCATACTGGACGATCTTCTCCTCCAGTACAACTTTCTCAGCTTTAAGTCTGTTTATCAGATCGACAGCGTCATTGACTTTATTTTCAAGTTTCTGAACCTGATCAAGGGTAATCATATATTATTCTCCGAGTGCAGCTTTTGCTTTTTCAACGATTGCTTTAAAAGATTTAGGATCCTCAATAGCAAGATTGGAAAGAACTTTTCTATTGATTTCAACACCGGCTTTGTTAAGACCATTGATGAATCTGCTGTATGTCATTCCCTCTTCTCTAACCGCTGCGGAAATTCTGGCAATCCAGAGCTGTCTGAAGTCTCTTTTTTTAACTTTTCTATCTCTGTAT contains:
- a CDS encoding cell division protein ZapA; its protein translation is MKNNLLNIDILGSSFTIRSSEDPEYLEQVVWFLENKIRETQDKVPVTDPLKIAILSGFFLVDELMKEKMKKGLPYSITAKDADEIGKITSNLIELIDRNI
- the zapB gene encoding cell division protein ZapB, with translation MITLDQVQKLENKVNDAVDLINRLKAEKVVLEEKIVQYEMQILELEEMAETLNKDQNEIEDKIIGALNQLEELDTAKETTTESVTIEDEEGEEAVVEDSVDEDVQSEESDTSAEGSVSEDLEFVMTDSEESDEEVINSEENTEEESDMEIEEDSDVERDEDNQSELQESITEDSQDGIPVDETVEEEEVPTVDSEFGEMPEDKKEQKKEEAGPEADLFEQSLDIF
- the rplT gene encoding 50S ribosomal protein L20 translates to MPRAVDGKRRKDHRKKILKQAKGFWGRRSKLHRTAKDAVAKAGQYAYRDRKVKKRDFRQLWIARISAAVREEGMTYSRFINGLNKAGVEINRKVLSNLAIEDPKSFKAIVEKAKAALGE